One window of the Lachancea thermotolerans CBS 6340 chromosome A complete sequence genome contains the following:
- the AGE2 gene encoding GTPase-activating protein AGE2 (similar to uniprot|P40529 Saccharomyces cerevisiae YIL044C AGE2 ADP-ribosylation factor (ARF) GTPase activating protein (GAP) effector ARF GAP with effector function(s)) → MSNFLWKLQKSGSRIGPMSSPAIKKALAALLRDPNNSTCADCKTAGHPRWASWSLGVFICIKCAGIHRSLGTHISKVKSVDLDTWQEEHMRKVVEFGNNAAANAVYECKLSGNHTPEASKIADFIRNKYELKKWIGNAAEVSAPPSRPKTVEKKPQVAQQAHGSQTSLVSQTSSAPSRSATSSQVDLNLASPSVASRTTLNAAAREPSGRPDLKKSILSLYSRPRTSTASVASGASNASFSSSTGTPSIASNSTPAAGYPLPGASFSLPAQTNTTSSASLEDNDLFKNVWS, encoded by the coding sequence TCGCATTGGTCCAATGAGCTCGCCAGCGATCAAGAAGGCTCTGGCAGCTTTACTACGCGATCCAAATAACAGCACATGTGCCGATTGCAAGACTGCAGGCCACCCTAGATGGGCTTCATGGTCTCTAGGTGTCTTTATATGTATAAAGTGCGCTGGGATTCACCGCTCTTTGGGCACGCATATCTCAAAGGTCAAATCGGTGGACCTGGATACCTGGCAGGAGGAGCACATGCGCAAAGTGGTTGAGTTCGGGAACAACGCTGCCGCAAACGCGGTTTACGAGTGCAAACTGTCAGGAAATCACACGCCTGAAGCGTCCAAGATCGCTGACTTCATAAGGAACAAATATGAGCTAAAGAAGTGGATTGGCAACGCCGCTGAGGTTTCTGCTCCTCCATCGCGCCCAAAAACGgtcgagaagaagccaCAGGTCGCGCAGCAAGCGCACGGATCGCAGACTTCCCTCGTTTCACAGACCAGCAGTGCCCCAAGCCGATCCGCAACCTCATCGCAAGTCGACTTGAACCTGGCGTCTCCATCAGTGGCCTCGAGAACCACCTTGAATGCAGCTGCGAGGGAGCCAAGCGGCAGGCCGGACCTCAAGAAATCGATATTGTCGCTGTACTCGAGGCCCCGGACTTCAACAGCCAGCGTCGCCAGCGGAGCCAGCAAcgcgagcttctcgagcTCCACGGGAACGCCAAGTATCGCGAGCAACTCCACCCCGGCCGCAGGCTACCCGCTGCCGGGCGCTAGCTTCTCACTGCCCGCCCAGACCAACACCACATCCAGCGCGTCGCTAGAGGACAACGACTTGTTCAAGAATGTGTGGTCGTGA
- the PIC2 gene encoding Cu/Pi carrier (similar to uniprot|P40035 Saccharomyces cerevisiae YER053C PIC2 Mitochondrial phosphate carrier imports inorganic phosphate into mitochondria functionally redundant with Mir1p but less abundant than Mir1p under normal conditions expression is induced at high temperature) produces the protein MVRSQLRDYISERPRQLPGRLPVHPLEPRSRPRPHSALMSQNSSIFNSPKLYSPDYYAACTIGGLVACGPTHSAVTPLDLVKCRRQVDSSLYKSNLEGWRQIIKTEGGVGKIFTGVGATAIGYSLQGAFKYGGYEFFKHQYSQLVSPETAHQYRTGIFLAASASAEFIADLFLCPWEAIKVRQQTAVPPPFARNVFEAYSKMVGAEGFASLYKGITPLWCRQIPYTMCKFTSFERIVEMIYARLPTPKREMSQLGQIGVSFAGGYLAGILCAVVSHPADVMVSKVNNERKKGESMMEATSRIYAKIGFPGLWNGLAVRILMIGTLTSFQWLIYDSFKATVGLPTTG, from the coding sequence ATGGTGCGCTCGCAACTCCGCGACTATATAAGCGAGCGTCCCAGGCAGCTTCCGGGTCGTCTCCCGGTTCATCCACTCGAGCCGCGTTCTCGTCCCCGTCCCCACTCCGCACTGATGTCGCAAAACTCGTCCATTTTCAACTCGCCCAAGCTATACTCCCCTGACTACTACGCGGCGTGCACGATCGGCGGCCTCGTCGCGTGCGGGCCCACGCACTCCGCGGTCACGCCGCTCGACCTCGTCAAATGTAGAAGACAAGTAGACTCCTCGCTGTACAAGTCGAACCTCGAGGGCTGGCGCCAGATCATCAAGACCGAGGGCGGCGTCGGCAAGATCTTCACCGGCGTCGGCGCCACGGCGATCGGGTACTCGCTGCAGGGCGCGTTCAAGTACGGCGGCTacgagttcttcaagcacCAGTACTCGCAGCTGGTGTCGCCGGAAACCGCGCACCAGTACCGCACCGGGATCTTCCTGGCCGCGTCCGCGTCCGCGGAGTTCATCGCCGACCTCTTCTTGTGTCCCTGGGAGGCCATCAAGGTGCGTCAGCAGACCGCCGTGCCGCCTCCGTTCGCGCGCAACGTCTTTGAGGCCTACAGCAAGATGGTGGGCGCCGAGGGCTTCGCCAGTCTCTACAAGGGCATCACGCCGCTGTGGTGCCGCCAGATCCCCTACACCATGTGTAAGTTCACATCTTTCGAGCGCATCGTCGAGATGATCTACGCGCGCCTGCCCACGCCCAAGCGCGAGATGTCGCAGCTGGGCCAGATCGGCGTCTCGTTCGCGGGCGGCTACCTGGCCGGCATTCTGTGCGCCGTGGTCTCGCACCCGGCGGACGTGATGGTGTCCAAGGTCAACAACGAGCGCAAGAAGGGCGAGTCCATGATGGAGGCCACCTCGCGCATCTACGCCAAGATCGGCTTCCCGGGCCTGTGGAACGGGCTTGCGGTCAGAATCCTCATGATCGGCACTCTCACGAGTTTCCAGTGGTTGATCTACGACTCTTTCAAGGCCACCGTTGGCCTGCCAACCACCGGCTGA
- a CDS encoding CBM21 domain-containing protein (weakly similar to uniprot|P40036 Saccharomyces cerevisiae YER054C GIP2 Putative regulatory subunit of the protein phosphatase Glc7p proposed to be involved in glycogen metabolism contains a conserved motif (GVNK motif) that is also found in Gac1p Pig1p and Pig2p): MYIRRPPSDTNGDVMNRSLAFLHKPQRVSQPKPFAEESLRRNTDLNRGKVQVNEMHDDYFSSQTPASADGSVAGDVSSQLRVNPYFPANENYYYNSSGDGDDADNEPPPLVRKKSGEVVRSNLKLAQRSRSLPATPSGREPDKRIGAPPPGPQRSKSVHFDQRDVVKFKYFWQEDSPLDVASQDVLEGPLDEDPHTLTLQADAAVRSDGSDAEPRDLTMTMSNLQIEKRMSSGLRRSKRYQRLRSKGAEKDGATKPGLYRENFATLSDDDQSSLKSNIFLNIAHNSYCFLQDLSLIADQHYLVGHVLVKNIFYDKEVVVRYTRDHWRTVHEVECVWESSGDDVLPGMGMDRFKLVIDLATLGDDGGAAPRAPRAGPAAAFALVKLEFCIRYTTRSSHERVEHWDNNGGRNYVVDVVCAAQRMGFTDPFGPPH; the protein is encoded by the coding sequence ATGTACATCCGGAGGCCGCCTTCGGACACGAACGGAGATGTTATGAACAGGTCGCTTGCGTTTCTGCACAAGCCGCAGCGCGTGTCGCAGCCCAAGCCGTTTGCGGAGGAGTCGCTGCGGCGCAACACAGACCTGAACCGCGGCAAGGTCCAGGTGAACGAGATGCACGACGACTACTTTTCCAGCCAGACGCCGGCCAGCGCGGACGGGAGCGTGGCGGGGGACGTGTCCTCGCAGCTGCGGGTCAACCCCTACTTCCCCGCCAACGAAAACTACTACTacaacagcagcggcgacggcgacgacgCGGACAACGagccgccgccgctggtgCGCAAGAAGTCCGGCGAGGTGGTGCGGTCGAACCTGAAGCTGGCGCAGCGGTCGCGGTCGCTGCCCGCGACGCCCAGCGGGCGCGAGCCGGACAAGAGGATCggcgcgccgccgccgggCCCGCAGAGAAGCAAGAGTGTGCACTTCGACCAGCGCGACGTGGTCAAGTTCAAGTACTTCTGGCAGGAGGACTCGCCGCTGGACGTGGCGTCGCAGGACGTGCTGGAAGGCCCCCTGGACGAGGACCCGCACACGCTTACACTACAAGCCGACGCGGCCGTACGCAGCGACGGCAGCGACGCGGAGCCCCGGGACCTTACCATGACCATGTCGAACCTGCAGATAGAGAAGCGCATGAGCAGCGGGCTGCGGCGCAGCAAGCGCTACCAGCGGCTGCGCTCGAAGGGCGCCGAGAAGGACGGCGCCACGAAGCCGGGCCTGTACCGCGAGAACTTCGCGACCCTGAGCGACGACGACCAGAGCAGCCTGAAGTCCAACATCTTCCTGAACATCGCCCACAACAGCTACTGTTTTCTGCAGGACCTGTCGCTGATCGCGGACCAGCACTACCTGGTGGGCCACGTCCTGGTCAAGAACATTTTCTACGACAAAGAGGTCGTGGTGCGCTACACGCGCGACCACTGGCGCACTGTGCACGAAGTCGAGTGCGTGTGGGAGAGCAGCGGCGACGACGTGCTGCCCGGCATGGGCATGGACCGCTTCAAGCTGGTCATCGACCTGGCGACACTGGGCGACGACGGCGGTgccgcgccgcgcgcgccgcgggcgGGGCCCGCGGCCGCCTTCGCCCTGGTGAAGCTGGAGTTCTGCATCCGCTACACGACACGGAGCTCGCACGAGCGCGTGGAGCACTGGGACAACAACGGTGGGCGCAACTACGTTGTGGACGTGGTGTGCGCGGCCCAGCGCATGGGGTTCACGGACCCGTTCGGGCCGCCACACTGA
- the MET30 gene encoding ubiquitin-binding SDF ubiquitin ligase complex subunit MET30 (similar to uniprot|P39014 Saccharomyces cerevisiae YIL046W MET30 F-box protein containing five copies of the WD40 motif controls cell cycle function sulfur metabolism and methionine biosynthesis as part of the ubiquitin ligase complex interacts with and regulates Met4p localizes within the nucleus) — MSQSNHSASNKTTITVEDKHIGTCIKGIKKLESLPWRRRRKLTVMLEEFPNQMGALIKPEVRSTQSTNMHAKEEAPDAANSSVVASGRLNGKRGLEEYEEDQPSTAEVSSEASAQNVNKRRRGLPQYNFLRFCYRHNPDIQQSPTHTACRKQDQQRHSLLQRKIEKLEPEEQRQVQNVLSTFTSCNDKMRKLLLEGMLTNCCFPQLSFVASEVQNMIKIDFISTLPEEVSLKILGYLDCESLCNAARVCRRWKQLADDDKVWYHMCQQHIDRKCPNCGWGLPLLHMKRARFIDSTEQKSDPKDACATAAASGGHRKTRPWKVIYRERFKVESNWRKGAAHIQDFKGHMDGVLTLQFNYRLLFTGSYDSTVAIWDLATGKLVRRLTGHRDGVKTLYFDDQKLITGSLDRTIRVWNYVTGACVSTYRGHSDSVLSVDSYKKIIVSGSADKTVKMWHVESRTCYTLRGHSEWVGCVKLHPKSFTCFSGSDDTTIRMWDIRSNTCLKVFRGHVGQVQKVLPLNILDTENLVTDPASEAQRNDEPAANDPSEGQLAPLDDSLPYPSHLLSCSLDNTIKLWDVRTGKCVRTHFGHLEGIWDIAADNFRIISGAHDKTVKVWDLQSGKCIHTFDSHHAPITCVGIGDSEFVSGDELGCVKLHRFD; from the coding sequence ATGTCTCAATCAAACCACAGCGCATCGAACAAAACCACCATTACAGTTGAAGATAAGCACATCGGTACATGTATTAAGGggatcaagaagctcgaaaGTTTAccttggagaagaaggagaaagtTGACGGTCATGTTAGAGGAGTTTCCAAATCAAATGGGTGCTCTTATCAAACCCGAAGTTAGATCAACACAAAGTACAAATATGCATGCCAAAGAGGAGGCCCCAGACGCTGCAAATAGCAGTGTTGTGGCGAGCGGCAGGCTTAATGGGAAGCGGGGCCTGGAAGAATACGAGGAGGACCAGCCAAGCACTGCGGAGGTATCCTCTGAGGCTTCGGCCCAGAATGTGAACAAACGCAGGCGCGGGCTGCCGCAGTACAACTTCCTGCGATTCTGCTACCGTCACAACCCGGATATTCAACAGTCCCCCACACACACAGCGTGTCGCAAGCAAGACCAGCAGCGACACTCCCTGCTTCAACGCAAGATCGAGAAGCTAGAACCCGAAGAACAGcgacaagttcaaaacgTGCTGAGCACATTCACAAGTTGTAACGACAAGATGCGCAAACTGCTCCTCGAGGGGATGCTGACAAACTGCTGTTTTCCTCAGCTGTCATTCGTGGCTTCCGAGGTCCAGAATATGATAAAAATCGATTTTATTAGCACACTGCCCGAGGAGGTTTCACTCAAGATCCTGGGGTATTTAGACTGCGAGAGTCTTTGCAATGCAGCAAGAGTGTGCCGGCGGTGGAAACAGCTGGCAGACGACGACAAAGTATGGTACCACATGTGCCAGCAGCATATCGACCGCAAGTGCCCTAACTGTGGATGGGGCTTGCCTCTTTTGCATATGAAGCGCGCGCGCTTCATCGACTCCACAGAGCAGAAGTCAGATCCGAAAGACGCCTGCGCGACGGCGGCGGCCTCAGGGGGGCATAGGAAAACCCGGCCCTGGAAAGTCATCTACCGCGAAAGGTTTAAGGTCGAGTCTAACTGGCGAAAGGGCGCTGCCCATATTCAGGACTTCAAGGGACACATGGACGGCGTTCTGACGTTACAATTCAACTACCGCCTGCTGTTCACTGGCTCCTACGATTCAACAGTTGCCATCTGGGACCTGGCTACAGGGAAGCTGGTAAGACGGCTTACAGGCCACCGCGACGGCGTGAAAACACTGTATTTCGACGACCAGAAACTGATTACCGGGTCCTTGGACCGCACTATCCGTGTGTGGAATTACGTCACGGGCGCGTGCGTCTCCACCTACCGCGGGCACTCTGATAGCGTTTTGAGCGTGGACTCctacaagaagatcattgTGTCGGGTTCCGCCGACAAAACGGTTAAGATGTGGCACGTGGAGTCCCGAACTTGCTACACGCTGCGCGGCCACTCCGAGTGGGTGGGCTGCGTGAAGCTGCACCCCAAGAGTTTCACGTGCTTCAGCGGCAGCGACGACACCACCATCCGTATGTGGGACATTCGCTCCAACACATGCCTGAAGGTGTTCCGCGGGCACGTCGGGCAGGTCCAGAAAGTCCTTCCTCTCAATATTTTGGACACCGAGAACCTGGTTACAGACCCTGCAAGTGAGGCGCAGCGGAACGACGAACCGGCAGCCAACGACCCTTCCGAGGGCCAGCTGGCGCCTCTCGACGACTCACTGCCGTATCCATCCCACCTGCTGTCCTGTTCACTTGACAACACCATAAAATTGTGGGACGTGCGCACTGGAAAATGTGTCAGAACGCACTTCGGCCATCTTGAAGGGATCTGGGACATCGCTGCCGACAACTTCAGAATAATCAGTGGTGCACACGACAAGACTGTCAAGGTTTGGGATCTACAAAGCGGCAAGTGCATACACACGTTCGACAGCCATCACGCTCCAATCACATGCGTTGGCATCGGAGACTCAGAGTTTGTGAGCGGCGACGAGCTGGGATGCGTCAAGCTCCACCGGTTCGACTAG
- the HIS1 gene encoding ATP phosphoribosyltransferase (highly similar to uniprot|P00498 Saccharomyces cerevisiae YER055C HIS1 ATP phosphoribosyltransferase a hexameric enzyme catalyzes the first step in histidine biosynthesis mutations cause histidine auxotrophy and sensitivity to Cu Co and Ni salts transcription is regulated by general amino acid control) has product MDLVNHLNDRLLFAIPKKGRLYEKAVSILKGSDIRFHRSQRLDIALSTNMPIALIFLPAADIPMFVGEGKCDLGITGVDQVKESQVDVLLPMDLQFGACKLQVQVPEAGPYQKPEQLIGKTIVSSFTQLTKEYFAELEGVPIDQITTKIRYVGGSVEASCALGIADAIVDLVESGETMRAAGLKDIATVLETSAHLIESKNPKGDTELLQTIKSRIEGVMTAQKYVSCNYNVPVSCLPQVLKITPGRRAPTISKIDDEGWVAVSAMIDRKQKGTIMDDLKKNGAADIMVFEISNCRV; this is encoded by the exons ATGGATTTAGTTAACCACTTGAACGACAGACTATTGTTTGCGATCCCTAAGA AGGGCCGTCTGTATGAAAAGGCAGTTTCGATCCTGAAAGGATCTGACATCAGATTCCACCGCTCCCAGAGACTAGATATTGCTCTTTCCACCAACATGCCTATCGCCTTGATCTTCCTGCCCGCTGCCGACATTCCTATGTTTGTAGGCGAAGGTAAGTGTGATTTGGGTATCACGGGCGTGGACCAGGTGAAGGAGTCGCAAGTCGATGTCCTGTTGCCAATGGACCTGCAGTTCGGCGCTTGCAAGCTTCAAGTGCAGGTTCCTGAGGCGGGGCCTTACCAAAAGCCAGAACAGCTGATCGGCAAGACAATCGTGTCCAGTTTCACCCAGCTGACCAAGGAATACTTCGCCGAACTCGAAGGCGTGCCAATCGACCAGATCACCACTAAAATCAGATACGTCGGCGGCTCCGTCGAGGCTTCTTGCGCGCTAGGTATTGCCGACGCCATAGTCGACTTGGTCGAATCCGGCGAGACCATGCGTGCTGCAGGTCTTAAGGACATTGCCACCGTGTTGGAGACCAGCGCACACTTGATAGAGTCCAAGAACCCTAAGGGCGACACTGAGCTTTTACAGACAATCAAGTCCAGAATTGAAGGTGTGATGACTGCTCAAAAATACGTTTCGTGTAACTACAACGTGCCTGTGTCTTGTCTACCTCAGGTCCTCAAGATCACGccaggaagaagagcccCTACCATCTCGAAGATAGACGACGAGGGCTGGGTTGCTGTTTCTGCCATGATTGACAGGAAGCAGAAGGGTACGATCATGGACGACCTGAAGAAGAACGGCGCTGCCGACATCATGGTGTTTGAGATTTCCAACTGCCGTGTGTAA
- the SYG1 gene encoding Syg1p (similar to uniprot|P40528 Saccharomyces cerevisiae YIL047C SYG1 Protein for which truncation and overexpression can suppress lethality of G-alpha protein deficiency plasma membrane protein), which translates to MKFAEHLRESAVPEWIDKYIDYKKGKKKIKACRNTIAASEVLVNNVSTTNSVAMYRDSSSSSRYNSQNVYSPVQRRFVQEFIDKWVIDQELEKCNDFYLWEFKRCSRRFAILREQIERFEAHRTQLTVTESDPKYYGAVDRDERVVPAKSRKRSSWATRTFRTLQDLELIPSLPSLKPFKQLFLNEPDTNSLSVGYGDTFAPSSLTTNQIQHRLSDALIEFYLLVQLIKNYRDINVTGFRKIVKKFDKSCGTRELFSFIEYAKSSYPLFQHAEANARMVAQQIHDSVATRTSAASSNDPNFEDPLVVWEHEVTTWYTDVLSSSAKDRKRKIERIKNLSLEYSLNEQKVHRFNKSILQVFVGGVLMGGSLTLVAYTLWVGFKAPSSSKIHHILLPLWGGWYMVFLITFLFLLNCFIWHRSNVNYRFIMFGEMHSRRGAVLFNNDFSTTQIPILFYFASVLAFPMTLLGALSFYENALDPFAIIWIVLVSVLFFLPLFGKTPYLNLPYWNKLTKSVRWILVSFVRLIFSGFYPVQFGDFFLGDIFCSLTYSLADIAMFFCIYSPTPNGMCGSSHSKAMGAMTCLPNFWRFMQCLRRFSDSGDWFPHLVNGVKYSMSVLYYASLCAYRIGHTRNRRNVFIIFATLNATCTAIWDIIMDWSLLQPGSKNWLLRDDLYLAGRKNWKTGAYSRKRKSVYYLAMVWDVSMRFQWIVYAIAPDTIQQSAITSLVLAVLEVGRRFVWIIFRVENEHVANVHLFKVSGEATLPFPSTVEGDVETEGSIASNHYAMSEVSYPAMPSPTPMYRGESLQKSTGSNGLLRTLSSSIPWAHAQDFQRPRGFSIVDHSHESDASESEAESML; encoded by the coding sequence ATGAAATTTGCAGAGCATCTTCGCGAGTCCGCGGTTCCAGAATGGATCGACAAGTACATCGACTACAAGAAaggcaagaagaagatcaaggcgTGCAGAAACACGATCGCTGCCAGCGAGGTGCTGGTCAACAATGTTTCGACCACAAACAGTGTAGCAATGTACCGGGACTCCTCCTCCAGCTCGCGGTACAACTCTCAGAACGTCTACTCACCCGTGCAGCGCCGGTTCGTGCAGGAGTTCATCGACAAGTGGGTTATAGACCAGGAGCTTGAGAAGTGCAATGACTTCTACCTTTGGGAGTTCAAGCGTTGCAGCAGGCGCTTCGCGATTTTGCGTGAGCAGATCGAAAGGTTCGAAGCCCACCGGACACAACTCACGGTCACTGAATCCGACCCAAAATATTACGGCGCAGTGGACCGCGATGAGCGCGTGGTCCCCGCTAAAAGCCGTAAGAGATCATCATGGGCTACCCGGACATTCAGGACCCTGCAAGATTTGGAGCTGATCCCATCATTACCTTCATTGAAACCCTTCAAGCAGCTCTTTCTCAATGAGCCAGACACCAATAGTCTTTCTGTCGGTTACGGCGATACGTTTGCTCCCTCTTCCCTAACGACAAACCAAATTCAGCACCGTCTTTCTGATGCCTTGATCGAGTTCTACCTGCTTGTgcagctcatcaaaaactacaGGGACATTAACGTCACGGGCTTTCGGAAGATTGTTAAAAAGTTCGATAAATCCTGTGGCACTCGTGAgctgttttctttcataGAGTATGCCAAATCTTCTTATCCGCTATTCCAGCACGCAGAAGCTAATGCTAGAATGGTCGCGCAGCAAATCCACGACTCTGTTGCAACAAGGACTTCCGCTGCTTCTTCGAACGACCctaattttgaagacccTTTAGTGGTATGGGAGCACGAGGTGACGACATGGTATACCGACGTTTTGTCCAGCTCCGCCAAGGACCGCAAACGGAAGATCGAAAGAATCAAGAACTTATCGCTGGAGTATTCCTTAAATGAGCAGAAAGTCCATCGTTTCAACAAGTCCATACTTCAGGTTTTTGTGGGCGGTGTCCTCATGGGTGGTTCTTTAACTTTGGTTGCGTATACCTTATGGGTTGGATTCAAAGCACCAAGCTCTTCTAAAATACACCACATTTTGTTGCCATTGTGGGGTGGCTGGTACATGGTTTTTTTGATCACCTTCCTCTTTTTACTGAACTGCTTTATATGGCACAGAAGCAATGTCAATTACAGATTTATTATGTTCGGAGAAATGCATTCGCGACGGGGTGCCgtgcttttcaacaatgacttttcaacaacccAAATCCCAATTCTGTTCTACTTCGCTAGTGTTTTGGCTTTTCCTATGACGTTACTCGGCGCGCTCAGTTTTTATGAAAATGCGTTAGACCCTTTTGCTATCATTTGGATAGTGCTAGTGTCagttctctttttcttaCCTTTGTTTGGTAAAACTCCGTACCTGAACCTTCCTTACTGGAATAAACTCACCAAGTCAGTTCGCTGGATCCTTGTTTCCTTTGTGAGGCTAATATTTTCGGGATTTTATCCGGTTCAGTTTGgtgacttcttcttgggcGATATTTTCTGTTCGCTCACATATTCACTGGCTGACATTGCTATGTTTTTCTGCATATACTCTCCAACACCGAATGGAATGTGCGGCTCTTCGCACTCCAAGGCAATGGGCGCTATGACTTGCTtgccaaacttttggagATTTATGCAGTGTCTTAGAAGATTCTCGGATTCAGGTGATTGGTTTCCACATCTTGTGAATGGTGTTAAATATAGCATGAGCGTTCTCTATTACGCGTCCCTTTGTGCATACCGCATAGGCCATACTCGCAATAGAAGAAACGTCTTCATAATCTTCGCTACATTGAATGCCACATGTACTGCGATATGGGATATTATTATGGATTGGTCGCTTTTACAACCTGGCTCGAAGAACTGGCTTTTGAGAGATGACTTATACCTTGCAGGAAgaaaaaactggaaaacaGGAGCCTACTCAAGAAAACGCAAATCAGTATATTATTTGGCCATGGTATGGGACGTGTCCATGAGATTTCAGTGGATTGTTTACGCGATAGCACCCGACACAATTCAACAAAGTGCAATCACTTCTTTGGTTCTAGCAGTATTAGAAGTGGGAAGACGTTTTGTTTGGATCATATTTCGTGTTGAGAATGAACATGTCGCAAATGTGCACTTATTCAAAGTCTCAGGCGAAGCCACTCTTCCTTTCCCTAGCACCGTTGAAGGAGATGTTGAAACAGAGGGATCAATCGCAAGCAACCATTATGCAATGTCAGAAGTCAGCTACCCTGCTATGCCTTCCCCTACTCCAATGTACAGAGGTGAATCTCTCCAGAAATCTACTGGTTCCAACGGTCTATTGAGAACTCTCAGCAGCTCTATACCATGGGCACATGCTCAAGATTTCCAGAGGCCAAGGGGGTTTTCTATCGTAGATCATAGCCACGAAAGCGACGCAAGCGAAAGTGAAGCTGAAAGCATGTTATAA